The following coding sequences are from one Musa acuminata AAA Group cultivar baxijiao chromosome BXJ1-6, Cavendish_Baxijiao_AAA, whole genome shotgun sequence window:
- the LOC103987791 gene encoding UDP-glycosyltransferase 72B1, which produces MEDSNGAAAGTRSRRPHVALLPTPGIGHLIPMAELAKLLVARHGFSVTIITLAISASKAQATLLSSLPHSVSSVALAPVPLHDLPPDANIETTMAVAIVRSLPCLRDALSRLRSSDNLVAFVADIFGTDAFDVSRELGVPPYLFFPTNLLTLSLLLHLPELDATTSCEYRDLPAPLRLPGCVPIPGPDLLQPIQDRSNDAYRWVLHQARRYWEAEGILANTFDAMEPEAANILQQTVPGRPPVYLVGPLTQSGKNEADEGAECLRWLDRQPKGSVLFVSFGSGGTLSMAQMAELALGLELSGQRFLWVVKSPSDGGDASEAYFTVQSKEDPFRFLPAGFVDRTREVGLLVPSWAPQAAVLNHAATGGFLSHCGWNSTLESVKAGVPMVAWPLFAEQRQNAVMLAEGSRIALRLPRAEEGIVPREEVARVVKELMEGEEGKAAHQRVAELRETSARCLEEGGAAYTALDAVANKWKATN; this is translated from the coding sequence ATGGAGGACAGCAACGGAGCAGCTGCTGGTACGAGGTCGCGGCGTCCTCACGTGGCGCTGCTGCCGACGCCCGGCATTGGCCACCTGATCCCCATGGCCGAACTGGCCAAGCTCCTCGTCGCCCGCCATGGCTTCTCCGTCACCATCATCACCTTGGCCATCTCCGCCTCCAAGGCCCAGGCCaccctcctctcctccctcccccACTCCGTCTCCTCCGTCGCCCTCGCCCCCGTTCCCCTCCACGACCTCCCTCCCGACGCCAACATTGAGACCACCATGGCTGTCGCCATAGTCCGCTCCCTCCCCTGCCTCCGCGACGCCCTGTCCCGCCTACGATCCTCCGACAACCTCGTCGCCTTCGTGGCCGACATCTTTGGCACCGACGCCTTCGATGTCTCCCGCGAGCTCGGCGTCCCGCCCTATCTCTTCTTCCCCACCAACCTCCTCACACTCtcgctcctcctccacctccccgAGCTCGACGCCACCACCAGCTGCGAGTACCGGGACCTACCCGCGCCGCTCCGCCTACCGGGCTGCGTCCCCATCCCCGGACCGGACCTCCTCCAGCCGATCCAGGACCGGTCCAACGACGCCTACCGGTGGGTGCTCCACCAAGCGCGCCGGTACTGGGAGGCGGAGGGCATTCTCGCCAACACCTTCGATGCTATGGAGCCGGAGGCCGCAAATATCCTCCAGCAGACCGTACCGGGCCGTCCGCCGGTTTACCTTGTCGGGCCGCTGACGCAGTCCGGGAAGAACGAAGCCGACGAGGGGGCCGAGTGTTTGCGGTGGTTGGACCGGCAGCCAAAGGGATCGGTGCTGTTCGTGTCCTTCGGCAGCGGCGGAACGCTGTCGATGGCACAGATGGCGGAACTCGCTCTGGGGTTGGAGTTGAGCGGGCAGCGCTTCCTGTGGGTCGTCAAGAGCCCGAGCGACGGCGGGGACGCCAGCGAGGCATACTTCACCGTCCAGAGCAAGGAGGACCCGTTCCGGTTCCTGCCGGCGGGGTTCGTGGACCGAACGCGAGAGGTGGGCCTGCTGGTCCCGTCGTGGGCGCCGCAAGCGGCGGTGCTAAACCACGCCGCTACCGGCGGCTTCCTGAGccactgcgggtggaactcgacGCTGGAGAGCGTGAAAGCCGGGGTGCCGATGGTGGCATGGCCTCTGTTCGCAGAGCAGCGCCAGAACGCGGTGATGCTGGCGGAGGGCTCGAGGATCGCGCTGCGGTTGCCGAGGGCGGAGGAAGGGATCGTGCCGCGGGAGGAGGTGGCGCGGGTGGTGAAGGAGCTGATGGAGGGGGAAGAGGGAAAGGCCGCGCATCAGCGGGTGGCGGAGCTCCGGGAAACTTCGGCCAGATGCCTGGAGGAGGGCGGCGCCGCGTACACGGCGCTTGACGCGGTCGCCAACAAGTGGAAGGCCACGAACTAA
- the LOC135677436 gene encoding uncharacterized protein LOC135677436: MECATSLILSLLSTLLFLSHAGRLALPLSAAGDLDQPEGGLRTATVPRFEIDAPLSADGSRRRYRHRGAAVPYGDGVIASVHAKDGEAGGEAKTGREKAADGWQGTEAVDHSGGEEYKKKDDDLNSGLDEVKEAGEEELRLQTKNKNKDKEKNKEKNKDKDKEKEKNKNKDKEKEKNKEKNKDKDKEKEKNKNKDKEKNKDKEKNKEKDKDKEKNKNKDKEKNKEKDKEKEKNKNKDKEKNKEKEKNKDKEKSKHKQEKEGEGWMKWYRELKNRLEL, translated from the coding sequence ATGGAATGCGCCACCAGCCTCATCCTCTCGCTGCTCTccactctcctcttcctctctcatgCCGGCCGCCTCGCCCTTCCCCTCTCCGCCGCCGGGGACCTCGACCAGCCGGAGGGCGGCCTTCGCACGGCCACCGTCCCCCGCTTCGAAATTGATGCCCCCCTCTCTGCAGATGGCTCCCGCCGCCGCTACCGTCACCGCGGCGCCGCTGTTCCCTACGGAGACGGCGTGATCGCTTCGGTCCACGCGAAGGACGGGGAAGCAGGCGGTGAGGCGAAGACAGGCAGGGAGAAGGCTGCCGACGGGTGGCAGGGAACAGAGGCGGTTGACCATAGTGGGGGCGAAGAGTACAAGAAGAAAGATgacgacttgaattcaggtttAGACGAGGTAAAGGAGGCAGGAGAAGAGGAGCTGCGGCTTCAGACTAAGAATAAGAACAAGGAtaaagagaagaataaggagaagaACAAGGATAAAgacaaggagaaggagaagaacaagaacaaagacaaggagaaggagaagaataaggagaagaACAAGGATAAAgacaaggagaaggagaagaacaagaacaaagaTAAGGAGAAGAACAAGGATAAAGAGAAGAACAAGGAGAAAGACAAAGATAAggagaagaacaagaacaaagaTAAGGAGAAGAACAAGGAGAAAGATAAGGAAAAggagaagaacaagaacaaagataaggagaagaacaaggagaaggagaagaacaagGACAAAGAGAAGAGCAAGCACAAGCAGGAGAAAGAGGGTGAGGGATGGATGAAGTGGTATCGGGAGCTGAAGAATCGCTTGGAGCTGTAG
- the LOC103987792 gene encoding probable polygalacturonase, producing MQLLQILAFLAALLSSLQQCRAAEAVATCAGIVPMRWRREVVSITEFGAVGDGKTLNTWSFHKAIYRIQHLRKRGGTLLYIPPGVWLTGSFDLTSHMTLYLARGAVIKAAQDIWNWPLVDPLPSYGRGRELPGSRYRSFILGNGIRDVIITGENGTIDGQGDVWWNEWRQRTLLHTRPNLLELMNSRDVLVSNVVFLNSPFWNVHPVYCSNVVIKHVTVLAPSDSPNTDGIDPDSSSNVCIEDSFVATGDDLVAVKSGWDEYGIAYGRPSSGITVRRLTGSSPFSGIAIGSETSGGVENVLVENINLYDVGIGIHIKTNVGRGGYIRNITISDVNMNNVRKAIRIAGDVGDHPDENFDPNAVPTVDGVTIKNVWGEEVEQPGSIEGIKNSPFTRVCLSNVKLWGVGASPWKCTDVTGAALGVNPGPCPQLTSSFAMSYCSNDF from the exons ATGCAGCTGTTGCAAATTTTGGCGTTTCTGGCCGCGCTGCTGTCATCGTTACAGCAGTGCAGGGCGGCGGAAGCGGTGGCGACGTGCGCCGGCATCGTCCCGATGAGGTGGCGGAGAGAGGTGGTATCGATCACCGAGTTCGGCGCTGTGGGAGATGGGAAGACTCTCAACACTTGGTCCTTCCACAAGGCCATATACAGAATCCAGCACCTCAGGAAACGGGGTGGTACTCTTCTCTACATTCCCCCAGGGGTTTGGCTCACAGGAAGCTTCGACCTCACCAGCCACATGACACTGTACTTGGCCAGAGGAGCCGTCATCAAGGCCGCTCAG GATATATGGAACTGGCCTTTGGTGGATCCTTTACCATCCTATGGAAGAGGACGAGAGCTTCCTGGTAGCAGATATCGGAGCTTTATCCTGGGGAATGGAATCCGTGATGTGATCATAACAG GAGAAAATGGAACAATTGATGGTCAAGGTGATGTCTGGTGGAATGAATGGAGACAAAGAACTCTTCTTCACACAAGACCAAATTTGTTAGAGCTAATGAACTCCAGGGATGTTCTTGTTTCCAATGTGGTGTTTCTCAACTCTCCTTTCTGGAATGTGCACCCTGTTTATTGCAG CAATGTGGTGATAAAGCATGTGACTGTGTTGGCTCCATCTGACTCCCCTAACACTGATGGAATTGATCCTG ATTCTAGCTCAAATGTCTGCATCGAGGATTCCTTTGTCGCGACTGGGGATGATCTGGTGGCTGTGAAGAGTGGCTGGGACGAGTATGGAATTGCTTACGGCCGTCCAAGCTCTGGCATCACGGTGAGAAGGCTCACTGGCTCCTCACCCTTCTCCGGCATCGCCATCGGAAGCGAGACCTCAGGCGGGGTGGAGAACGTCTTGGTGGAGAATATCAACCTCTACGACGTTGGCATTGGAATCCACATCAAGACCAACGTCGGCAGGGGAGGCTACATCAGAAACATAACCATCAGCGACGTCAACATGAACAACGTTCGGAAGGCCATCAGGATCGCCGGCGACGTCGGTGACCACCCCGACGAGAACTTTGATCCCAACGCAGTCCCGACGGTTGATGGAGTGACGATCAAGAACGTGTGGGGTGAGGAGGTTGAGCAGCCGGGATCCATCGAGGGCATCAAGAACTCGCCTTTCACTCGGGTATGCCTCTCCAACGTCAAGCTCTGGGGCGTCGGGGCCTCGCCGTGGAAGTGCACGGACGTCACTGGGGCTGCGCTCGGAGTCAACCCAGGGCCATGTCCGCAGCTCACCAGCAGCTTTGCAATGAGCTATTGCTCGAATGATTTCTAA
- the LOC135676281 gene encoding high mobility group B protein 13-like, which produces MAAAAVQRKGRSRKALKNLSPSDINIPAGESSSPFGEVGKESRDGLSQLLSPKNSKKVPPKPKSSKATGKSFADELQELQGRLQMLQLEKEKTEELLRQQDEVLKQKDEEIENCGKEQERLQDELKKLQKLKEFKPTMSLPLVKSLREKDQEKNEKKKNHKNKTGVEKTKKPCPAYISWCKDQWNEAKKENPDADFKEISNVLGARWKASSAQEKKPYEDKYQQEKEAYLQVVKQEKRENEAMKLLEEEQLQKTAMELLEQYLQFKQEADKEGSKPRKEKDPLKPKQPMSAFFLFSKERREALLQENKNVLEISKIAGEEWKNMTGEQKAPYDEVAKKQKEDYNREMELYKQRKLEEAATLEKEEEEQRKVLKQEALQLLKKKEKTENIIKKTKEDRHKKKKNKEEQNADPNRPKKPPSSFLLFSKEARKQLMEEHPGIPYSTLNAMVSVKWKDLGEAERQTWNEKAAEGINAYKKELEEYNKVVAMASKTTTPEHES; this is translated from the exons ATGGCAGCCGCGGCAGTTCAGAGGAAAGGGAGGAGCCGGAAGGCGCTGAAGAATTTGTCGCCGAGCGACATCAATATCCCCGCTGGCGAATCCTCGTCCCCGTTCGGGGAAGTTGGCAAGGAGAGCCGAGACGGGCTCTCTCAGCTCCTCTCGCCGAAGAACTCCAAGAAAGTCCCTCCCAAGCCCAAGTCTTCTAAGGCGACTGGCAAGTCTTTCGCCGACGAGTTGCAAGAACTGCAGGGGCGGCTGCAGATGCTTCAGCTGGAGAAGGAGAAAACGGAGGAGCTCCTGAGGCAACAGGATGAGGTGCTGAAGCAGAAGGACGAAGAGATCGAGAACTGCGGCAAGGAACAGGAGCGGCTACAGGATGAGCTCAAGAAACTCCAGAAATTGAAGGAGTTCAAGCCAACCATG AGCCTTCCTCTGGTTAAGTCTCTGAGAGAGAAAGATCAAGAAAAGAACGAAAAGAAGAAGAATCATAAGAACAAGACCGGCGTCGAGAAGACCAAGAAGCCGTGTCCGGCATACATCTCATGGTGCAAAGATCAGTGGAACGAAGCCAAGAAAGAGAACCCTGATGCAGATTTCAAAGAGATTTCCAATGTGCTGGGAGCGAGATGGAAGGCGTCGAGCGCCCAAGAAAAGAAGCCCTACGAAGACAAGTACCAGCAAGAGAAAGAGGCCTACTTGCAGGTGGTGAAGCAGGAGAAGCGCGAGAACGAGGCGATGAAACTGCTGGAGGAAGAGCAGCTGCAAAAGACAGCCATGGAGTTGCTCGAACAGTATCTGCAGTTCAAACAG GAAGCCGATAAAGAGGGCAGTAAACCGAG GAAGGAGAAAGATCCTTTGAAGCCAAAGCAACCCATGTcagctttcttcctcttctcgaaAGAACGACGCGAGGCTCTGCTACAAGAGAACAAAAATGTCCTCGAG ATCTCTAAGATAGCAGGAGAGGAGTGGAAGAACATGACCGGAGAGCAGAAAGCACCCTATGATGAG GTTGCTAAGAAACAGAAGGAAGATTATAATCGGGAAATGGAGCTTTACAAGCAAAGAAAGCTCGAG GAAGCTGCGACattagagaaggaagaagaggagcagaGGAAAGTTCTAAAGCAGGAAGCCCTTCAATTGttgaagaagaaggagaaaacaGAGAATATAATTAAG AAAACGAAGGAGGACCgtcacaagaagaagaaaaacaagGAAGAACAGAATGCAGATCCTAACAGGCCAAAGAAGCCACcctcttctttccttctcttcag CAAAGAAGCAAGGAAGCAACTCATGGAGGAACATCCGGGAATCCCCTATTCCACTTTGAACGCCATGGTTTCAGTGAAATGGAAG GACTTGGGTGAAGCTGAGAGGCAGACATGGAACGAGAAAGCAGCAGAAGGCATAAATGCATACAAGAAAGAATTAGAGGAGTACAACAAAGTTGTCGCTATGGCCAGCAAGACCACTACTCCCGAACATGAGTCCTGA